Proteins encoded together in one Oncorhynchus nerka isolate Pitt River linkage group LG19, Oner_Uvic_2.0, whole genome shotgun sequence window:
- the LOC115117701 gene encoding endonuclease domain-containing 1 protein, with amino-acid sequence MQFSPGCLVLVFSLFHSAPRAPATVVEDFNHVERCKDSLYMGTPPRGIIDAKLKKICQRYADKPRFVTLYDPQKRIPVYSAYSFKKTEGDRRVDYPWMYEPQLAEVDGNGNMLPFPTGYLHMKFEDSQAVLDDYSDVVLYERGHLNPDQHQSDPHDRASTYTLTNVVPEIREFNIGPWREHEERIRVRLNNYCRGTAFIVTGVTTTGHMIRRNNQDRVAIPEDVWTAYCCTDYDRNAPHDVRIRFPSQAALAKNAKEGNTVHEITVQDLENFLKTRMDVDQNLQLFYDNCISPSPLPLYLHHTI; translated from the exons ATGCAATTCTCTCCGGGCTGTTTGGTGTTGGTGTTCTCCCTTTTCCATAGTGCACCTAGAGCTCCGGCCACTGTGGTTGAGGACTTCAACCATGTAGAACGATGCAAGGATTCCTTATACATGGGAACCCCACCACGGGGAATCATTGATGCCAAACTGAAGAAGATCTGTCAGCGCTATGCAGACAAGCCACGCTTCGTGACCCTGTACGACCCTCAGAAACGAATCCCTGTCTACTCAGCCTACTCCTtcaagaagacagagggagaccgGCGCGTGGACTACCCCTGGATGTATGAGCCACAG ctggcaGAGGTTGATGGCAATGGAAACATGCTACCCTTCCCTACCGGCTACCTGCACATGAAGTTTGAGGACAGCCAAGCAGTGCTGGATGACTACTCTGACGTAGTACTGTATGAACGTGGCCACCTGAACCCAGACCAGCACCAGTCTGACCCTCATGACCGTGCCTCCACTTACACCCTGACCAACGTGGTGCCAGAGATCAGAGAGTTCAACATTGGGCCGTGGCGTGAGCACGAGGAGCGTATCCGTGTCCGCCTCAACAACTACTGTCGTGGCACCGCCTTCATTGTCACAGGGGTGACCACTACAGGTCACATGATTCGCCGGAACAACCAGGACCGTGTGGCCATCCCTGAGGACGTGTGGACTGCCTACTGCTGCACTGACTACGACCGCAACGCCCCCCACGATGTCCGCATCCGCTTCCCCTCCCAGGCTGCCCTGGCCAAGAACGCCAAGGAGGGCAACACGGTCCACGAGATAACTGTCCAGGACTTGGAGAACTTCCTGAAGACCCGGATGGACGTGGACCAGAACCTGCAGCTCTTCTATGACAActgcatctccccctctcctctccctctgtacctccacCACACCATCTAA
- the LOC115117705 gene encoding endonuclease domain-containing 1 protein-like translates to MRSTWQQSWYAVLSMFLWVPWAWCGVVEDFDHVEHCKDYIYMGIPPRGYLAGSNLKKICQILEDNPRFVTLYDPRRHMPLYSAYTFKRSDGEKSMDQPWMYEPQLASSKSSSNMEVYPQSAQMHMRLMDSQAVLEDFTDVPQYVRGQLNPDQHQLEPLDKAATYTLSNVVPQIREFNIGPWAQHEDRIRQRLNNYCRGNAYVITGVTSAGNMIRRDNQDRVGIPEYMWTAYCCPDYDHNAPYLERYHFPVFGAYGLNNRVNNAVVEVPIKTLETFLKGRLDVDKNYQIFYNDCVPDDM, encoded by the exons ATGAGGTCTACTTGGCAGCAGTCTTGGTATGCTGTTCTGAGTATGTTCCTGTGGGTGCCCTGGGCCTGGTGTGGCGTGGTGGAGGACTTTGACCATGTGGAGCACTGTAAGGACTATATTTACATGGGCATACCACCACGGGGCTACCTGGCGGGCAGCAACCTGAAGAAGATCTGCCAGATCCTGGAGGACAACCCCCGATTCGTCACCCTCTATGACCCCCGCAGGCACATGCCCCTCTACTCTGCATACACCTTCAAACGGTCTGACGGGGAGAAGAGCATGGACCAGCCCTGGATGTACGAACCACAG ctgGCCTCCAGTAAATCCAGCAGTAATATGGAGGTCTACCCACAGTCGGCTCAGATGCACATGCGTCTCATGGACAGTCAGGCGGTGCTGGAGGACTTTACAGACGTGCCCCAGTATGTGCGTGGCCAACTGAACCCAGACCAGCACCAGTTGGAGCCCCTCGACAAGGCAGCCACCTACACCCTGTCCAACGTGGTGCCTCAGATCAGAGAGTTCAACATTGGCCCCTGGGCCCAGCATGAGGACCGTATCAGACAACGCCTCAACAACTACTGCCGCGGCAATGCCTATGTCATCACGGGAGTTACCTCGGCCGGGAACATGATTCGGCGAGACAACCAGGACCGTGTGGGCATCCCAGAGTACATGTGGACGGCCTACTGCTGTCCAGACTACGACCACAATGCCCCCTACCTAGAGCGCTACCACTTTCCTGTGTTTGGGGCCTATGGTCTGAATAATAGGGTCAACAATGCTGTGGTGGAGGTGCCTATCAAGACACTAGAGACGTTTCTGAAGGGACGGTTGGACGTGGACAAGAACTACCAGATCTTCTACAATGACTGTGTGCCTGATGACATGTAG
- the LOC115117700 gene encoding erythropoietin-like translates to MNSISGPVVVLLTVLQWAGRGLPSPVRPICDPRVLDRFIMEARDTEAALRGCKAGCGVTGTFVVPLTNVDFVVWETKDTEEQALEVQSGMSLFGQALGAVRESVSRVAVQILIDNNKSNIHSLGQVLRSLHIQDLPLPPAPAVGDLVTRKVSSLSELLHVHTNFLRGKVRLLLTNAPACQQNST, encoded by the exons ATGAATTCCATTTCAG ggcCGGTGGTGGTACTGCTGACGGTACTCCAGTGGGCAGGACGAGGCCTCCCTTCTCCTGTCAGGCCCATCTGTGACCCCCGCGTCCTGGATCGTTTCATCATGGAGGCCCGCGACACAGAGGCCGCTCTG CGAGGTTGCAAGGCAGGGTGTGGAGTGACAGGCACATTTGTGGTTCCTCTGACAAATGTTGACTTTGTAGTCTGGGAGACAAAGGAT actgaggagcaggctttGGAGGTCCAGTCGGGGATGTCTCTGTTCGGCCAGGCCCTGGGTGCTGTGAGGGAGTCAGTGAGCCGTGTTGCCGTGCAGATCCTCATCGACAACAACAAGAGCAACATCCACAGTCTGGGCCAGGTGCTGCGCAGCCTCCACATCCAG GACCTGCCCCTTCCTCCAGCACCAGCAGTAGGTGACTTAGTGACTAGGAAGGTGTCGTCCTTATCTGAGCTGCTCCATGTCCACACCAACTTCCTACGAGGGAAGGTTCGCCTGCTGCTCACCAACGCACCTGCCTGTCAACAGAACAGCACTTGA